The nucleotide window GCGCGCTCGGGCAGCGCGCGCCTCAGGCGCCTGGTCAACGATTTGCTGGACCTGCGGCGCATCGAGACCGGCGGCATCACCCTGGAGATCGCCCCCGTGGTCGCCGCCGACCTGGTGGACGAGGCGGTGGAAACCTGCCGGCAACTCGCCGCCGACGGGCAGGTGACAGTCGAGGCGACCGTCGCGCCGGACCTCGCCCTTGCGGCGGACGCCTACCGGGTCGAGCAAGCGCTAATCAACCTCTTGTCGAACGCGATCAAATTCTCGCCGGCAGGCTCTCGTGTGGCCGTCCGCGCCGAGGGCGCCGGCCCGCATGTCAAATTCGCCGTCAGCGACCAGGGACCGGGGATCGATCCGGAACTCCGGACGCGCATCTTCCGGCGGTTCTCTCGCGCCGCCGACGCCGATCGCGGTCGCCAGGCCGGAAGCGGCCTGGGCCTCGCCATCGCGAAGGCCATCGTCGATGCGCACGGGGGCGAGATCGGCTTCGAGTCCCTCGTCGGCGGGGGGGCCACCTTCTTCATCCTGCTGCCGGGCGGCGCGGGACCCGAGATCGGACCGGCGCCGCGGCACGCCGCGGCCGACGCCGGAGTCCGCTGAGGGCTCGGGCCGGATCGACCGGATAGATCGTGCCCGGTGGCCAAGGGCCGCGCGGCCGGCTCCGGCTAGGCTAGGCGAGCGACCGATCGTCGAAAGGAGACCTCGCCAATGACCCGTCCAGCCATCGCCGCCGCCTTTGCCGCGTCCCTGGCCGTGCCGGCCGCTCCGGCGCTGGCCGCGCCGGCGGAGACCGCCGCTCCGGCGGTGACCGTGCCGGCCGAGTCCGCCGCTCCCGCAGCCGCGCCCCAAGGGTGGCGGGGGTTCTCGCTAGGCGCCTACTCCGGCTTCGAGACCGATCACGGCCTGCGGGCCTGGGGACCGGCGTTCGGTCTCAACGTGACGCTGGACCTGGCCGAATCGTACTCGCTCGTCGCGACGCCCCGGTACAACGCCGGCGCCGGCTTCCCCGCCGCCGTCAAGGTGCCCGTGGCCCTGCGCCGCGACCTGAGCCTCCCGGTCGGGCTCTACACCGCCTTCGGCCCGTACTGGGGCCACGTGCCGGCGGCTCCCGGCACGGCGGCCGCCACCGACATCGGCGCCCAGGTCGAGACCGGCTTCTCGCTGCCCCTGGCCGGCGTCGTTTTCGAGGTCGGCGGCGAAGCCGGCTACGGCTTCCTGAATCCGGCCGGGAACGACGTGCCCTGGTCGGCCACCTTCAAGCTGGGCGCCCGGATCTAGCCGGCTCCCACCTGGAGTCGCTCCGTGAGGCCGGCGAGACGCCGGCACTCCCGGGCGGCCGTCAGTAGACCGAAATCTCCCCCGCCGCCAGTTCCTCGACGAAGAGAGGCAGATCGGCCAGTGCGGCCACGACGATGGCGGCCGCGGGTTCCGACACGTCCGCCAAGCGGGCGCCGCGGGCCAGGCGGACCTGCACGGCCGCGACCTGCGGGCGATCCAGCGGCCGGCCTATTTCGGAGCAGAGCCAGACGTAGACCTCGCGCAACCCCGGCACCTTCCCCAGGATCTCCGCCGCCAGGCGATGCGCGAGAAGGTTGTAGACCTTGCCCGGGTGAGAGAGGGCATTCTTGCCCGGCGCGGCCTCGGCGGGCGCCGGCCGGTTGAGCGAGATCACGCCGTTGACCCGGTTGCCGCGCCCCACCTGCCCCGAGTCGCCGTCCTCGGCCGAGGTGCCCAGCAGGGACAGGTACGTGCCGCCGATCCCGGTCCCTTCGGCATCCAGGGTGTTGAAACCGACGCGCGCCGGCCCGTGCCAGCCGGCCGCCGCGCCCTCGCGAATGGCGGCCAGGATTTCCCGCTTCTTGTGGAAGTAGGCGGCCTCCGAGGGAATGTCTCGTTCCAGTAGCGGCATGGCCACCGTGAGGTCGAGGGCGCGCCCGGTCCGGATGGCCATGATCTTGACGTCCTGGCCGGTTTCCGGGAAGCGGCGCTTGAAGTCGTCCCCGTTGAGGTGGCCTTCCAGGGCCAGGACCAGCTTCTCGACCGGCGTGAGGGGCGCGTAGCCGACCGCCGCGGAGGTGTCGTTGGCCGGCAGGACGTCCCGGGAGGTCGCGAACAGTTCGGCCAGTTCGGGCGAGGCGGGCTTGAGCGCCACCTCGATGGCGACGTGATCGGGCCGCACCAGGGGCAGGTTGCGGCCCAGCCACGCGATTGCGGCTTTCCGCGCGATGTCCTCGACCGGAATGCGCTTGCCGGCACACTCCCGCGTCGCGCGATCGCCCAGCACCAGGCGCATGGGTTCGAGCATGGTACCGCCGCCGAAGCGGTGCTCCACGCTCCCCGCGACGAGCAGGCTCTTGTCCGCGTTGAAGTGGCGCACCGCGCCGCAGCGCCGCCGGTACTCCCGCGTCAGCGCCGCCGCGACGGCCTCGGCCACGCCGTCGCAGATGGTGTCCGGATGGCCGATGCCCTTGCGTTCGACGATCTCGAGCGCCTGCGCTTCCACGGGCGGCCCTCCCAGCGGCGACACCCGGATCGGCCGCTCGGACTCCTCGGACAGGCCCATTCTCGCCCCCTGTTTGCCCTCAAGGTAGCGCGGGAATCGGCGTGCGCAAGCCCGGCCCGCCCGCCTGCGGCGAGGCGCCGGTCATGGCGGCCTCCGGCGCTAGCGGGC belongs to Candidatus Tanganyikabacteria bacterium and includes:
- a CDS encoding methionine adenosyltransferase, producing MGLSEESERPIRVSPLGGPPVEAQALEIVERKGIGHPDTICDGVAEAVAAALTREYRRRCGAVRHFNADKSLLVAGSVEHRFGGGTMLEPMRLVLGDRATRECAGKRIPVEDIARKAAIAWLGRNLPLVRPDHVAIEVALKPASPELAELFATSRDVLPANDTSAAVGYAPLTPVEKLVLALEGHLNGDDFKRRFPETGQDVKIMAIRTGRALDLTVAMPLLERDIPSEAAYFHKKREILAAIREGAAAGWHGPARVGFNTLDAEGTGIGGTYLSLLGTSAEDGDSGQVGRGNRVNGVISLNRPAPAEAAPGKNALSHPGKVYNLLAHRLAAEILGKVPGLREVYVWLCSEIGRPLDRPQVAAVQVRLARGARLADVSEPAAAIVVAALADLPLFVEELAAGEISVY